From a single Calothrix sp. NIES-2098 genomic region:
- a CDS encoding carboxymuconolactone decarboxylase, with amino-acid sequence MKYKNAVLDDIELQEGLKQINPKFGDFVTRVAGEAWGLPLIDQKTKALITIAIDAVNQDQVGPGNPFGAHVNMALKQGATREEIEELLLFVCVYAGFNKVAGCFGVLNEILDTPS; translated from the coding sequence ATGAAATACAAAAATGCGGTTTTAGATGATATAGAACTTCAAGAAGGTTTAAAACAAATCAATCCCAAGTTTGGCGACTTTGTGACTAGGGTAGCAGGTGAAGCTTGGGGTTTACCACTAATAGACCAAAAAACTAAAGCTCTGATTACGATCGCTATTGATGCAGTCAATCAGGATCAGGTTGGCCCGGGTAATCCTTTTGGTGCACATGTAAATATGGCACTTAAGCAAGGCGCAACCCGCGAGGAGATTGAAGAATTGCTATTGTTTGTGTGCGTTTACGCAGGCTTCAATAAGGTAGCTGGCTGCTTTGGCGTACTGAACGAAATACTAGATACACCATCCTAA
- a CDS encoding ethyl tert-butyl ether degradation EthD, which yields MVSTINKATSVDYSGRDRKGKVAFYVLLWKRQGISLEIFDNYWRDVHGPVCARLPGQYQYWQFHVAHNEGGLWPEIAGLDYRWDAEDNFDGIAELTFESESDRNTWFKASAILMDDEHNLFRKAIGYNTNPGNSITYVDRIPTGDPNGEVGAIKFHVLVKKANGTSNEAFRRYLSETFAPKVSSSDAVLKLRLHLFEEVDNSRPDAAGVSHYEPEAKQYQAAFEIAFANHLEREKFFASWEYAAATQDAARYIKQIQPFPERTAYTFVYNSQMTLAGQRSSSVAELITEIGAVNQLKEDIESLMLNYNLFTPQTNGHTSAAQATQSKPQPTKKRTNYYEGLSADYSRPGLVSSYVAKKLIEDAERIVSMKESRLPEIGPNYTLEQIERENREWWPTHCEALRQGRGDILTGEYRDDLVYLCQDGPYRGLEQQKEREKHWWALIAQPGVTMCWPIVMFYGEHTYFEWKCVDDETNETLAKGNVTWVRRGHRGACYLKTEQLTFYRDVYAPSELIQLITTA from the coding sequence ATGGTTTCAACAATCAACAAGGCGACAAGCGTTGATTATTCAGGACGAGATCGTAAAGGAAAAGTAGCCTTCTACGTACTCCTGTGGAAACGCCAAGGAATCTCTTTAGAGATTTTCGATAACTACTGGAGAGACGTACACGGGCCAGTCTGCGCTAGGCTACCAGGACAATATCAATACTGGCAGTTTCACGTAGCCCACAACGAAGGTGGTTTGTGGCCAGAAATCGCTGGCTTGGATTACAGATGGGATGCAGAAGATAACTTTGATGGGATTGCAGAGTTAACCTTTGAAAGTGAAAGCGATCGCAATACCTGGTTCAAAGCTTCAGCTATTTTGATGGATGACGAACACAATTTGTTCCGCAAAGCCATCGGTTACAACACTAACCCTGGTAATTCCATCACCTATGTAGACCGCATTCCCACTGGCGATCCCAACGGCGAAGTCGGAGCCATCAAATTTCACGTTTTGGTGAAAAAAGCTAATGGTACTAGTAACGAAGCGTTCCGCCGTTATCTGAGCGAGACATTTGCTCCCAAAGTCAGTAGTAGCGATGCCGTACTGAAGCTACGTCTGCACCTATTTGAAGAAGTCGACAATTCTCGTCCCGATGCGGCTGGGGTGAGTCATTACGAACCAGAAGCCAAGCAATATCAAGCGGCTTTTGAAATTGCTTTCGCCAATCATTTGGAAAGAGAGAAGTTTTTCGCCTCTTGGGAGTATGCAGCTGCAACTCAAGATGCGGCTAGATATATCAAACAAATTCAGCCATTTCCCGAAAGAACGGCTTACACATTTGTATACAACTCTCAGATGACCTTAGCAGGTCAACGTAGTTCCTCGGTAGCAGAACTGATTACAGAAATTGGCGCAGTAAATCAACTTAAGGAGGATATAGAATCTCTCATGCTCAATTACAATCTCTTCACCCCACAAACCAACGGTCATACTTCTGCGGCGCAAGCAACCCAAAGCAAGCCACAGCCAACGAAAAAGCGCACCAATTATTACGAAGGTTTGTCGGCGGACTATTCTCGTCCCGGACTTGTTAGCTCTTATGTAGCTAAGAAACTGATCGAGGATGCAGAAAGAATTGTGTCCATGAAAGAATCAAGATTGCCCGAAATTGGCCCTAACTATACCCTCGAACAAATTGAAAGAGAAAACAGAGAGTGGTGGCCTACTCATTGTGAGGCGTTGAGACAAGGAAGAGGCGATATCTTAACTGGAGAATATCGTGATGACCTAGTTTATCTATGTCAAGACGGCCCCTATCGCGGCTTAGAACAGCAAAAAGAAAGAGAAAAACATTGGTGGGCATTAATTGCGCAACCAGGCGTTACTATGTGCTGGCCAATTGTGATGTTTTATGGCGAGCATACTTACTTCGAGTGGAAGTGTGTGGACGACGAAACCAACGAAACTTTGGCTAAAGGTAATGTGACATGGGTACGTCGCGGTCATCGTGGTGCTTGCTATCTGAAAACCGAGCAACTAACTTTCTACCGTGATGTCTATGCTCCTAGCGAACTAATTCAATTGATCACTACCGCGTGA
- a CDS encoding ethyl tert-butyl ether degradation EthD, which translates to MKLELAVKNAVLDDPELQKNLKQINPKFGDFVIRVAGEAWGLPLIDQKTKALITIAIDVVNQDHRGPGNPFAAHVNMALKQGATRDEIEELLLFLCVYAGFNKVAPCFAALNQIFDKVNYIPRTAAMVSALEKSNQADYSARDRKGKVAFYVLLWKRESISLELFDNYWKDVHGPVCARLPGQYQYWQFHVAHNEGGLWPEIAGLDYRWDAEDNFDGIAELTFESESDRNTWFKASAILMDDEHNLFRKAIGYNTNPGNSITYVDRIPTGDPNGEVGAIKFHVLVKKANGTSNEAFRRYLSETFAPKVSSSDAVLKLRLHLFEEVDNSRPDAAGVSHYEPEAKQYQAAFEIAFANHLEREKFFASWEYAAATQDAARYIKQIQPFPERTAYTFVYNSQITLAGQRSSKVASLIQSVGATNQLKEDIVSLMNGQVASLNNNVGAINQQKEDLVSLMSNPVNGSSSSLGHYLQGLQHVGITVNDMSKALEFYIDVLGGKIAIGGDGFVGEDLHNLLFQKEELEAWKQGLNPKTIGVPNIRDGSQEALDVRFISFGNTCVELIHFRDAKLNSQAPNCIGKIPSGIGYVNAPHLSFYVKDDVDINDFAKMLEDECQKRGLTNVVANRIIHIDSETARRNAPLKYAKVDFIADFDGWSLFYCKGPNGEQLEFNQVRRKAKERFSIAQREYNQANGTNYWFYNNSAPTTSAISANTNHRLYGTYSSTINAPVEKIWQVWTDQAFTDKFPILERYSDGVLRQVKMPGMEMTQRVSIDRQAGSLTINLVDHPLFTGRFINYLFPPQEPGALPIVTFIIDLQPVSESALQHKDAQGFIETAKPENIRLAVEQLKQSVENLTNKEDKTMTQSISRPGTKSEIVRRMFEAGESMNVENFVKFYTEDAHYQFSNFPVAYGPQGIRESSTDFLNTVAQCYHHIKNMWEQGDTVICEMEVTYIRHDGKVFRLPCCDTIIFKGDKVQELRIYMDISPVFQTEKVQPPAAKATASNGSLLTIIGKMYEALHAENWDEFMSFFTPNLLYKVGANDPVIGPEACRDFLVNIYKVLKLTTHNARGTWEIGNTVILEMDANYVNKVDKRFIQVPCTDIYRFDGDRIYEWRVYPDPSQLNLKF; encoded by the coding sequence ATGAAACTGGAGTTAGCAGTTAAAAATGCCGTCCTCGATGATCCAGAACTGCAAAAGAATTTAAAACAAATCAATCCCAAATTTGGTGATTTTGTAATTCGGGTAGCAGGTGAAGCTTGGGGTTTACCACTAATTGACCAAAAAACTAAGGCTCTGATTACCATCGCTATTGATGTTGTTAATCAGGATCATAGAGGCCCGGGAAACCCCTTCGCCGCCCATGTAAATATGGCTCTCAAACAGGGAGCCACCCGCGATGAAATTGAAGAACTGCTGCTGTTCTTATGCGTTTATGCGGGCTTTAATAAGGTTGCGCCTTGCTTCGCCGCCCTGAATCAGATTTTTGACAAAGTCAATTACATACCAAGGACAGCAGCAATGGTTTCAGCGCTTGAAAAATCAAACCAAGCTGATTATTCAGCGAGGGATCGTAAAGGAAAAGTAGCTTTTTATGTACTCCTGTGGAAACGGGAGTCCATTTCCCTGGAGCTTTTTGATAATTATTGGAAAGATGTACACGGGCCAGTCTGCGCCAGACTACCAGGACAATATCAATACTGGCAGTTTCACGTAGCGCACAACGAAGGCGGTTTGTGGCCAGAAATCGCTGGTTTGGATTACAGATGGGATGCAGAAGATAACTTCGATGGGATTGCAGAGTTAACCTTTGAAAGTGAAAGCGATCGCAATACCTGGTTCAAAGCTTCAGCTATTTTGATGGATGACGAACACAATTTGTTCCGCAAAGCCATCGGTTACAACACTAACCCTGGTAATTCCATCACCTATGTAGACCGCATTCCCACTGGCGATCCCAACGGCGAAGTCGGAGCCATCAAATTTCACGTTTTGGTGAAAAAAGCTAATGGTACTAGTAACGAAGCGTTCCGCCGTTATCTGAGCGAGACATTTGCTCCCAAAGTCAGTAGTAGCGATGCCGTACTGAAGCTACGTCTGCACCTATTTGAAGAAGTCGACAATTCTCGTCCCGATGCGGCTGGGGTGAGTCATTACGAACCAGAAGCCAAGCAATATCAAGCGGCTTTTGAAATTGCTTTCGCCAATCATTTGGAAAGAGAGAAGTTTTTCGCCTCTTGGGAGTATGCAGCTGCAACTCAAGATGCGGCTAGATATATCAAACAAATTCAACCATTTCCCGAAAGAACGGCTTACACCTTTGTATACAACTCTCAGATCACCTTAGCTGGTCAACGCAGTTCCAAGGTAGCGTCGCTTATCCAAAGTGTAGGAGCCACTAATCAATTAAAAGAGGACATAGTATCTCTGATGAACGGACAAGTAGCGTCGCTTAACAACAATGTAGGAGCTATAAATCAACAAAAAGAGGACTTAGTATCTCTTATGTCCAATCCAGTCAACGGTAGCTCTAGCAGTTTAGGTCATTATCTCCAAGGTTTGCAACACGTCGGCATAACCGTTAATGATATGTCCAAAGCCCTAGAATTTTACATTGACGTGTTGGGTGGAAAAATAGCAATTGGTGGGGATGGATTTGTTGGCGAAGACTTGCACAATCTCCTCTTCCAAAAAGAAGAATTGGAAGCATGGAAGCAAGGTCTTAATCCCAAAACAATCGGTGTCCCAAATATTAGAGATGGCTCGCAAGAAGCCTTGGATGTCAGATTTATTTCCTTTGGTAACACCTGCGTTGAACTCATCCATTTTAGAGATGCTAAGTTAAACTCGCAAGCACCAAATTGTATTGGTAAGATACCTTCAGGTATTGGTTATGTCAACGCACCACACCTGTCTTTTTATGTAAAAGATGATGTAGATATCAATGACTTCGCCAAGATGTTAGAAGATGAATGTCAAAAGCGAGGTCTGACTAACGTTGTTGCTAACCGAATTATTCATATTGATTCGGAAACTGCTAGAAGAAATGCGCCTCTAAAGTATGCCAAGGTAGACTTTATTGCCGATTTTGATGGTTGGTCTTTATTCTACTGTAAAGGCCCAAATGGTGAACAGTTAGAATTTAACCAAGTTAGAAGGAAAGCTAAAGAAAGATTTAGCATTGCCCAAAGAGAATATAACCAAGCTAACGGCACAAACTACTGGTTTTACAATAATTCTGCACCCACAACTTCAGCCATCAGTGCTAATACAAACCACCGCCTATATGGAACATATAGTTCTACTATCAATGCTCCAGTAGAGAAGATTTGGCAAGTTTGGACAGATCAAGCTTTTACTGATAAGTTTCCGATTTTAGAACGGTATAGCGATGGAGTTCTACGCCAAGTCAAAATGCCCGGCATGGAGATGACGCAAAGAGTTTCTATCGATCGCCAAGCGGGAAGTCTGACAATTAATCTTGTAGACCATCCTCTATTTACAGGTCGGTTTATCAATTACCTGTTTCCACCTCAAGAACCTGGCGCTTTACCAATAGTAACTTTCATCATTGATTTACAACCTGTCAGTGAAAGTGCGCTACAGCATAAAGATGCACAAGGGTTTATTGAAACCGCTAAACCAGAAAATATCCGTCTGGCTGTCGAACAACTAAAGCAAAGTGTAGAGAATCTTACAAATAAGGAGGACAAAACTATGACTCAGTCAATCAGCCGTCCTGGAACCAAATCGGAAATAGTCAGACGGATGTTTGAAGCAGGCGAATCGATGAATGTAGAAAACTTTGTGAAGTTCTACACCGAAGATGCTCACTACCAATTTAGTAACTTCCCAGTTGCTTATGGCCCGCAAGGAATTAGAGAAAGTTCAACTGACTTCTTGAACACAGTTGCTCAATGTTACCACCACATCAAAAATATGTGGGAACAGGGGGACACAGTAATCTGTGAAATGGAAGTTACTTATATCCGTCATGATGGTAAAGTTTTCCGACTGCCTTGTTGTGACACTATCATTTTCAAGGGTGATAAAGTCCAAGAACTGAGAATTTACATGGACATTAGTCCAGTATTCCAAACAGAAAAAGTTCAACCCCCAGCTGCAAAAGCTACTGCTTCTAACGGTTCCTTGCTCACAATTATTGGCAAAATGTACGAAGCGTTGCACGCTGAAAATTGGGATGAATTTATGAGCTTCTTCACACCTAACTTGTTATACAAAGTGGGTGCTAACGACCCAGTAATTGGCCCAGAAGCTTGTCGAGACTTTTTAGTTAATATCTACAAAGTGCTGAAACTGACAACCCATAATGCTAGAGGCACATGGGAAATCGGTAACACTGTGATTCTGGAAATGGATGCGAATTATGTCAACAAAGTTGACAAGCGCTTTATTCAAGTTCCTTGTACAGATATCTATCGCTTTGACGGCGATCGCATCTACGAATGGCGCGTATATCCAGATCCTTCCCAGTTGAATCTGAAATTTTAA
- a CDS encoding low temperature requirement A: MNKKLWQPPRLRIGEDRGEERRATWLELFYDLIFVVAIAELAHNLSKDVSVVGVLSFIALFTPIWSCWLGATFYANLFDTDDLGDRLLTLLQMILIAALAVNVHHGLSSSAVSFAITYIGARSVLIVQFLIAKYHVPIARPLLNRYLLGFTLGASFWLISLFVPAPWRFLLWAVGLIVEFLAPLGTGRFATQITPDIAHMPERLGLFTMIVLGESVAAVVRGVAQKEWIISSTTVALLGMIVAFSFWWLYFDSIDGSPLETMKEGRINIFLTWLYSHLLLAMGLAATGVGVEHLIFKSAVDVLPDNERLLFCGAVTLCLVTLAVVNLTTCILEKQRQGKILSAYRLGAGAFVFCLGIFGKSLAPVVLTALVAAACAIAVALDLLGKSRSQLMSGD; encoded by the coding sequence ATGAACAAAAAATTATGGCAGCCGCCAAGATTACGAATTGGCGAAGATCGGGGAGAAGAAAGACGTGCTACCTGGCTGGAGTTGTTTTACGATCTGATATTTGTGGTAGCGATCGCAGAATTAGCTCACAATCTCAGCAAAGATGTTTCTGTGGTAGGCGTTTTGAGTTTTATTGCCCTGTTTACACCAATTTGGTCTTGTTGGTTAGGAGCAACTTTTTACGCCAATTTGTTTGATACTGATGATTTAGGCGATCGCTTATTAACCCTCCTGCAAATGATCCTGATTGCGGCTTTAGCTGTGAATGTCCATCATGGTTTAAGCTCATCTGCTGTCAGTTTCGCAATTACTTACATCGGTGCTCGCAGCGTCCTGATTGTGCAATTCCTAATTGCCAAATATCATGTTCCAATAGCTCGTCCCCTACTCAATCGCTATCTATTGGGCTTTACTCTTGGTGCTAGTTTTTGGTTAATCTCCCTGTTTGTACCAGCACCTTGGCGGTTTCTACTCTGGGCAGTTGGGCTAATTGTAGAATTTTTGGCACCCTTGGGTACAGGTCGTTTTGCTACTCAAATCACACCAGATATTGCGCATATGCCAGAACGACTAGGGCTTTTTACCATGATCGTTTTAGGTGAGTCTGTTGCTGCTGTGGTGAGGGGTGTAGCACAAAAGGAATGGATTATTTCATCTACTACAGTTGCTTTGTTAGGCATGATCGTTGCTTTTAGCTTCTGGTGGCTTTACTTCGATAGCATCGATGGCTCACCATTAGAGACCATGAAAGAAGGTAGAATCAATATCTTTCTCACTTGGCTTTATTCTCACCTACTCCTGGCTATGGGTTTAGCAGCAACTGGGGTAGGAGTTGAACATCTGATTTTCAAAAGTGCAGTTGATGTCTTACCAGACAACGAACGTTTACTTTTTTGCGGTGCGGTGACACTGTGTTTAGTAACTTTAGCGGTAGTTAATTTGACAACTTGTATTCTGGAAAAACAACGACAAGGTAAGATTTTGAGTGCTTATCGCCTAGGTGCAGGAGCGTTTGTTTTCTGCCTGGGGATTTTTGGTAAAAGTCTAGCTCCTGTGGTTTTAACTGCATTGGTTGCGGCTGCTTGTGCGATCGCAGTTGCCTTAGATTTACTAGGTAAGAGTCGATCGCAACTTATGTCTGGGGATTAA
- a CDS encoding anti-sigma-factor antagonist yields MEIIIKTLQVTAIATANGDAPPAVHEEVTVVELDGDVDGKTAPEVQAQVLPLVHPKSKLLLDLTNVPYMSSAGLRTLLLLHRQFAGQDGQLVLVGVAPEIQDTMSITGFLNFFSISDTVEAGLEALQLKVHALPA; encoded by the coding sequence ATGGAGATTATTATCAAGACACTGCAAGTAACTGCGATCGCTACTGCAAACGGCGATGCACCTCCAGCAGTACATGAAGAAGTCACTGTTGTAGAACTAGATGGCGATGTCGATGGCAAAACTGCACCTGAGGTGCAAGCACAAGTTTTACCTTTGGTTCACCCAAAAAGTAAATTGCTGCTGGATTTAACCAATGTGCCCTATATGTCCAGTGCTGGCTTACGCACATTGCTATTGCTACATCGGCAGTTTGCTGGTCAAGATGGACAGCTGGTATTGGTAGGAGTTGCCCCAGAAATTCAAGATACGATGTCGATTACTGGGTTTCTCAATTTCTTTAGCATCAGCGACACCGTAGAAGCGGGCTTAGAAGCTCTCCAACTCAAGGTTCACGCTCTACCTGCTTAA
- a CDS encoding glycogen debranching enzyme GlgX — protein MTTHYQRTMERIDVNPTHTYGDFKLRRGKPFPFGATLVPGGVNFSIFSSHAKSCSLVLFKKHQPEPFAEIPFPEEFRIGNVFCMVVFDLDYEEIEYGYRMDGPFDPKAGHWFDKSKILLDPYAKIIGGRDVWGVTPDWSDIYHHRARIAFDDFDWESERPLELPPEDLIIYEMHVRSFTRHSSSGVKHPGTFAAIREKIPYLKELGVNCIELMPVYEFDEFENSRPNPQTGEMLLNYWGYSTVGFFAPKAGYAATGKFGMQVDELKALVKDLHANGIEVILDVVFNHTAEGNEHGPTISFRGIDNKTYYMLTPEGYYFNFSGCGNTLNCNNPIVRNIVLDCLRYWAAEYHIDGFRFDLASILGRDPWGAPLANPPLLETLAFDPILARCKLIAEAWDAGGLYQVGSFPAFGRWAEWNGKYRDGIRKFLKGEGRVGDMAQRLQGSPDLYAWAGRAPATSINFITAHDGFTLADLVSYNGKHNEANGENNNDGTNDNDSWNCGAEGWTEDAGINALRQRQMKNAIAMLLVSQGVPMILMGDEVGRSQNGNNNTYCHDNELSWLNWDLLKSNADLFNFTKHCIAFRNAHPVLRNHWHFQNRDYVGSGYADITWHGTQAWNADWSDSSRTLAFMLCGKHAKGGTVEDNYIYVAMNMHWEAQWFEIPQPPAGIKWHIFANTGANPAEASWEPGKEPVLENQHGILLGDRSVVILVGK, from the coding sequence ATGACAACTCACTACCAGAGAACAATGGAGCGCATCGACGTTAATCCCACCCATACCTACGGCGACTTTAAGCTGCGTCGGGGTAAACCTTTCCCTTTTGGAGCTACGTTGGTTCCAGGAGGTGTGAACTTTTCCATCTTTTCCAGTCACGCCAAATCCTGTTCTTTAGTGCTGTTTAAGAAACATCAGCCCGAACCGTTTGCAGAAATTCCTTTTCCCGAAGAGTTTCGGATTGGGAATGTTTTTTGCATGGTGGTTTTTGATTTGGATTATGAGGAAATCGAATATGGCTATCGCATGGATGGCCCATTCGATCCGAAGGCTGGACACTGGTTTGACAAGAGCAAAATTCTCTTAGACCCCTATGCCAAAATTATTGGCGGACGGGATGTTTGGGGAGTCACACCCGATTGGAGTGATATTTATCATCATCGCGCCCGGATTGCCTTTGATGACTTTGACTGGGAATCCGAGCGACCGCTGGAATTGCCGCCAGAAGACTTGATTATTTACGAAATGCACGTTCGCAGCTTTACCCGCCATTCATCATCAGGGGTAAAGCATCCCGGAACTTTTGCAGCAATTCGGGAGAAAATCCCCTACCTCAAAGAGTTAGGTGTGAACTGCATCGAACTCATGCCTGTATACGAGTTTGACGAGTTTGAAAATTCTCGACCCAATCCCCAGACAGGGGAAATGTTGCTGAACTACTGGGGCTACAGCACTGTTGGTTTCTTCGCACCCAAGGCGGGATATGCAGCCACAGGCAAGTTTGGGATGCAGGTTGATGAATTGAAAGCGCTAGTCAAAGACCTCCATGCCAATGGCATTGAAGTTATTTTAGATGTGGTCTTCAACCATACTGCGGAAGGTAACGAACACGGGCCGACAATTTCTTTCCGTGGTATTGACAATAAGACATACTACATGCTTACCCCTGAAGGTTACTACTTTAACTTCAGTGGTTGCGGCAATACGCTTAATTGTAATAACCCAATTGTGCGTAATATTGTGCTGGATTGTCTGCGCTACTGGGCAGCAGAGTATCACATCGACGGCTTTAGATTTGACTTAGCATCGATTCTCGGTCGCGATCCTTGGGGCGCACCGCTAGCAAATCCACCGTTGTTGGAAACTTTGGCTTTTGACCCAATTCTTGCTAGATGTAAATTGATTGCGGAAGCTTGGGATGCGGGCGGTTTATACCAAGTAGGATCTTTCCCAGCTTTTGGTCGCTGGGCTGAGTGGAATGGTAAGTACCGCGATGGCATTCGCAAGTTCCTGAAAGGCGAGGGGCGCGTCGGAGATATGGCGCAAAGACTGCAAGGTTCGCCAGATCTGTATGCTTGGGCGGGAAGGGCACCTGCGACTTCGATTAATTTTATTACTGCCCATGATGGTTTTACCTTAGCTGACTTGGTTTCCTATAACGGCAAGCATAACGAAGCCAACGGGGAAAACAACAACGACGGCACCAACGATAACGATAGTTGGAACTGTGGTGCAGAAGGTTGGACAGAAGATGCGGGGATCAATGCCTTACGTCAACGGCAGATGAAAAATGCGATCGCCATGTTGCTAGTTAGCCAAGGCGTACCGATGATTCTCATGGGGGATGAAGTTGGCAGAAGTCAGAACGGTAACAACAACACCTACTGTCATGACAACGAACTCAGCTGGTTGAATTGGGATTTACTCAAGTCAAACGCCGACCTCTTCAACTTTACCAAGCACTGCATCGCTTTCCGCAACGCACATCCGGTATTGAGAAACCACTGGCACTTCCAAAACCGTGACTACGTAGGCAGCGGCTATGCTGATATTACCTGGCACGGTACTCAAGCATGGAATGCAGACTGGTCTGACTCTAGCCGTACCCTAGCTTTTATGCTTTGTGGCAAACACGCTAAAGGTGGCACAGTCGAAGATAACTATATCTACGTTGCCATGAATATGCACTGGGAAGCTCAATGGTTTGAAATTCCCCAACCACCAGCGGGTATCAAGTGGCATATCTTTGCGAATACTGGCGCGAACCCAGCAGAAGCTAGCTGGGAACCAGGGAAAGAACCCGTACTAGAAAATCAGCACGGAATTTTACTAGGCGATCGCTCAGTTGTGATTCTCGTAGGCAAATAA
- a CDS encoding anti-sigma-factor antagonist, translating to MAFSATLAIDGDTAKITLTGELDASSAPIFRVEVENAAKAGVKRLVLFIQDLEYIASAGLRVLIFAKQKMGADADIYVVGGQEQVLETLEKTGFSQSVILQDEYEVA from the coding sequence ATGGCTTTTAGTGCAACTCTGGCAATTGACGGCGATACCGCTAAAATTACTTTAACTGGCGAACTAGATGCGAGTTCTGCGCCCATTTTCCGAGTCGAAGTGGAGAATGCAGCTAAAGCCGGAGTTAAGCGTCTAGTGTTGTTCATCCAAGACCTGGAATATATCGCCAGTGCTGGGCTGCGAGTACTAATTTTCGCCAAGCAAAAGATGGGCGCTGATGCTGATATTTATGTAGTCGGCGGACAAGAACAAGTATTAGAAACTCTTGAGAAAACAGGTTTCAGCCAAAGCGTAATTTTACAAGATGAGTACGAAGTTGCCTAG
- a CDS encoding serine phosphatase, with amino-acid sequence MDTHKQLREQPYYEELESLRQEVAALRAAQAAFEAQRELLAKVVAMARSPEQEEMLKITLEEALHVCCKLTGAETGSLFLLDSQGVVTDSILTQKTTAQDTRSRLIGSVLDKGLAGWVNRHRQIGLIADTINDDRWLQLPNQPYTVRSALAIPILKDEVLLGILTLLHTEPNRFSWEIANLMQKTANEIALVLENAEIYGKLEESYHFLDQAKQEIEAYSKALDYELEKGRQIQRDFLPEDLPKLPDWEIAACFYPARQVAGDFYDSFMLPGGYVGLVIADVCDKGVGAALFMALFRSLIRIFSGQSLLCNLAILGDEEVLAGLNDLDLNNHEAQIHALKAVGLINNYIAQQHAQMSMFATLFFGVLDPNTGIVDYVNGGHEPLFVIGSEGVKATLKPTGPAVGMMPNMKFKVQQVQLDPGDILIGYTDGVTEARAPDNKLYTSERLLSLFQPPPASASQLLEWIKTNLFAYMDNAPQFDDITMLAVQRLGNNQ; translated from the coding sequence ATGGATACTCATAAACAATTAAGGGAACAACCTTATTACGAAGAACTGGAGTCGTTACGTCAAGAAGTAGCAGCACTTAGAGCTGCACAAGCTGCTTTTGAGGCTCAAAGAGAACTACTGGCAAAGGTAGTAGCAATGGCACGTTCTCCAGAACAGGAGGAAATGCTAAAAATTACCTTAGAGGAAGCATTACACGTATGTTGCAAACTTACAGGAGCAGAAACAGGCAGTTTATTTTTACTTGATAGCCAGGGAGTAGTTACTGATAGTATTCTCACCCAGAAGACCACAGCACAAGATACTCGCTCTCGATTAATTGGTAGCGTTTTAGACAAGGGTTTGGCAGGTTGGGTAAATCGTCACCGCCAAATTGGACTAATTGCCGATACGATTAACGACGATCGCTGGTTGCAGCTGCCTAATCAGCCTTATACTGTACGCTCTGCATTAGCCATCCCAATTCTCAAAGATGAAGTTTTGCTAGGCATTCTCACTTTGCTACATACTGAACCTAATCGCTTTAGCTGGGAAATAGCCAATTTGATGCAAAAAACGGCTAATGAGATCGCGTTAGTCTTAGAAAATGCAGAGATATATGGAAAATTAGAGGAATCCTACCATTTTCTGGATCAAGCCAAACAAGAGATCGAGGCTTATTCAAAAGCACTTGACTATGAATTAGAAAAAGGGAGACAGATTCAGAGAGATTTTCTCCCAGAAGATTTACCAAAACTTCCTGATTGGGAGATTGCGGCTTGTTTTTACCCAGCTCGCCAAGTTGCAGGCGATTTTTATGACTCTTTTATGCTTCCTGGGGGTTATGTCGGGCTAGTCATTGCCGATGTGTGCGACAAAGGTGTAGGCGCAGCATTGTTTATGGCTTTGTTCCGCAGTCTGATTCGCATCTTCTCTGGACAGAGTCTTTTGTGCAATTTAGCAATTCTTGGCGATGAGGAAGTACTGGCAGGCTTGAACGATCTCGATCTGAACAATCACGAGGCACAAATTCATGCCCTCAAAGCTGTAGGGCTGATCAATAACTATATTGCGCAACAGCACGCTCAGATGAGTATGTTTGCGACCCTGTTCTTTGGAGTACTAGACCCTAACACAGGTATCGTAGACTACGTAAATGGCGGTCACGAACCATTGTTTGTTATCGGTTCCGAAGGTGTGAAAGCAACTCTCAAACCCACAGGGCCAGCAGTGGGAATGATGCCCAATATGAAATTTAAAGTTCAGCAGGTACAACTCGATCCTGGCGACATCTTAATTGGCTATACGGATGGTGTCACAGAAGCCCGCGCACCAGATAATAAGTTATACACTAGCGAGCGACTGCTCTCTCTTTTCCAACCGCCGCCAGCCTCAGCTAGCCAACTTCTAGAGTGGATCAAGACCAACTTGTTTGCCTACATGGATAATGCTCCTCAGTTTGACGATATTACCATGCTGGCTGTGCAGCGATTAGGAAATAATCAGTGA